In Pelodiscus sinensis isolate JC-2024 chromosome 2, ASM4963464v1, whole genome shotgun sequence, the following proteins share a genomic window:
- the MRPL55 gene encoding large ribosomal subunit protein mL55 isoform X1, giving the protein MAAVSRTLGFLRQGAMSRLLPITCHLHTSLSQHDSNRISIARIQRQTYGRSYPVLLVRPDGSTIHIRYKEPRRILTMPVDINTLSEAERRARLRKRNPKWFKSKQEKELDDEFNLDNYKKFWKKK; this is encoded by the exons ATGGCAGCAGTAAGCAGGACTCTGGG TTTTTTGCGTCAGGGTGCCATGTCCAGATTACTTCCCATCACGTGCCATCTGCATACATCTCTCAGCCAACATGACTCCAACAGGATATCCATCGCCCGCATTCAGAGGCAGACGTACGGAAGGTCCTACCCAGTGCTCTTGGTCAGGCCTGATGGATCTACTATTCATATTCGCTATAAGGAGCCAAGGCGAATCCTTACA ATGCCTGTAGACATCAACACCCTTTCAGAGGCTGAAAGAAGAGCTAGGTTACGGAAACGCAATCCAAAATGGTTCAAGAGCAAGCAGGAGAAAGAGCTGGATGATGAGTTTAATTTGGATAATTACAAaaaattttggaagaaaaaatga
- the MRPL55 gene encoding large ribosomal subunit protein mL55 isoform X2: MSRLLPITCHLHTSLSQHDSNRISIARIQRQTYGRSYPVLLVRPDGSTIHIRYKEPRRILTMPVDINTLSEAERRARLRKRNPKWFKSKQEKELDDEFNLDNYKKFWKKK; encoded by the exons ATGTCCAGATTACTTCCCATCACGTGCCATCTGCATACATCTCTCAGCCAACATGACTCCAACAGGATATCCATCGCCCGCATTCAGAGGCAGACGTACGGAAGGTCCTACCCAGTGCTCTTGGTCAGGCCTGATGGATCTACTATTCATATTCGCTATAAGGAGCCAAGGCGAATCCTTACA ATGCCTGTAGACATCAACACCCTTTCAGAGGCTGAAAGAAGAGCTAGGTTACGGAAACGCAATCCAAAATGGTTCAAGAGCAAGCAGGAGAAAGAGCTGGATGATGAGTTTAATTTGGATAATTACAAaaaattttggaagaaaaaatga